A part of Prolixibacteraceae bacterium genomic DNA contains:
- the rpsT gene encoding 30S ribosomal protein S20, with the protein MANHKSALKRVRQSEKKRLHNKYYAKTMRNAVKALRNTTDKKEATDSLPKVVALIDKLAKINVIHNNKAANLKSKLSLHVNKL; encoded by the coding sequence ATGGCAAATCATAAATCAGCTTTAAAGAGAGTACGTCAGTCTGAGAAAAAAAGACTACATAACAAGTACTACGCAAAGACAATGCGTAACGCTGTAAAGGCACTACGTAACACTACAGACAAGAAAGAAGCAACGGATAGCCTTCCTAAGGTTGTTGCACTTATTGACAAGCTTGCAAAGATCAATGTTATTCATAATAACAAAGCAGCAAACTTAAAGTCAAAGTTATCTTTGCACGTAAATAAGCTTTAA
- a CDS encoding LysR family transcriptional regulator: MMLIEYKINKKKGESNYNEITYIYQTKKGGMITLTQLEYIIAVDNYRHFATAAEKCFVTQPTLSMQIKKLEEFLGVTIFDRSKQPIIPTDLGTKIIAQARNVLKESQEIDEIIKSDKNDLSGSLRIGIIPTLSPYLLPLFIGKFTKEYPEIDITIEELFTYEIESKLKKDELDIGILVTPLKDKEIEETPLFYEEMMIYCGEKSNFFANGEVLLNDINTPDLWLLNDGHCFRNQVVNLCKMKQGTNNHPFKFDGGSLETIIKIIDREGGFTLIPELAGLDLIKKKSDQVLCFSDYTPLREVAIVYTRHYTKRKIIDLIAKKIIEAIPKRMREKARGTIVEWR, encoded by the coding sequence ATGATGTTAATTGAATACAAAATAAATAAAAAGAAAGGGGAATCAAATTATAATGAAATAACTTATATTTACCAGACAAAAAAAGGTGGAATGATTACTCTAACTCAATTAGAATACATAATAGCTGTTGATAACTATAGACATTTTGCAACTGCAGCAGAGAAGTGCTTTGTTACTCAACCAACTTTAAGTATGCAAATCAAGAAATTAGAAGAATTTCTTGGTGTTACGATTTTTGATCGTTCTAAGCAACCAATTATCCCAACAGACCTAGGAACAAAAATTATTGCACAAGCAAGGAACGTTCTAAAAGAGTCACAAGAAATTGATGAAATAATTAAATCAGACAAAAATGATTTATCTGGTTCTTTGAGAATTGGTATCATTCCAACACTATCACCATACTTACTTCCTCTGTTTATTGGTAAATTTACCAAAGAGTATCCTGAAATTGATATTACAATAGAAGAGCTATTCACCTACGAAATTGAAAGTAAACTCAAAAAAGATGAATTAGACATTGGAATACTTGTCACACCATTAAAAGATAAAGAGATCGAAGAGACTCCTCTATTTTATGAAGAGATGATGATCTATTGTGGCGAAAAAAGCAATTTCTTTGCAAATGGAGAGGTACTTTTAAATGATATCAACACACCTGATTTATGGCTGTTGAATGATGGACACTGTTTCCGCAATCAGGTTGTAAACCTTTGCAAAATGAAGCAAGGGACAAACAATCATCCCTTTAAGTTTGACGGTGGCTCTCTTGAAACAATCATTAAAATTATAGATCGAGAAGGTGGCTTTACGTTGATCCCAGAACTAGCCGGATTAGATCTTATCAAGAAAAAATCAGACCAGGTACTATGCTTTTCAGACTACACTCCATTGCGTGAAGTGGCAATTGTATATACCCGCCACTACACAAAAAGAAAAATAATTGATTTAATTGCAAAAAAAATAATTGAGGCTATACCAAAGAGAATGAGAGAAAAAGCAAGAGGCACAATAGTTGAGTGGAGATAA
- the upp gene encoding uracil phosphoribosyltransferase, producing MVHIIGENNSLFNNYIAEIRDVEIQKDPLRFRRNLERVGEIMAYEISKHLDYSEVDVQTPLGNTPVSIIDKNVVLATILRAGLPLHQGLLNAFDRAENCFISAYRKHNEGEDICIEFEYIASPSLDDKIVILSDPILATGSSMEVGYKALLEKGTPKHVHIVSVVGSKEGVEYIKKHLGEENVTLWVGAVDPELNSQSYIVPGLGDAGDLAFGPKIDSK from the coding sequence ATGGTCCACATTATAGGTGAAAATAATTCCCTTTTTAATAACTACATCGCGGAGATCCGTGACGTTGAAATTCAGAAAGATCCACTAAGATTCCGTAGAAATCTTGAACGTGTAGGAGAAATCATGGCTTATGAGATTAGTAAGCACCTTGATTATTCTGAGGTTGATGTACAAACACCTCTAGGAAACACTCCTGTATCTATTATAGATAAAAACGTAGTTCTTGCAACAATTTTAAGAGCTGGTCTTCCATTACATCAAGGGCTTTTAAATGCATTTGATAGAGCTGAGAACTGTTTTATCTCAGCTTACCGAAAGCATAACGAGGGTGAAGATATCTGTATTGAATTTGAATATATTGCATCTCCATCTCTTGATGATAAAATCGTTATTCTTTCAGACCCGATTCTTGCAACAGGTTCATCTATGGAAGTGGGCTACAAAGCCCTACTTGAAAAAGGAACTCCAAAACATGTTCATATCGTTTCAGTAGTTGGTAGTAAAGAAGGTGTTGAATATATAAAGAAACACCTAGGAGAAGAAAATGTAACATTATGGGTAGGTGCTGTTGACCCAGAACTTAATTCACAATCATACATTGTTCCAGGTTTAGGCGATGCAGGTGATCTTGCTTTTGGACCTAAAATTGACTCAAAATAG
- the radC gene encoding DNA repair protein RadC — MSNQYSYSIKDLALQDRPREKYILKGSHALTDAELIAILLRSGSRNETAIELAQHILKHFNNDLSKLSLCNYKQLKQFRGIGDTKAITLLAAFEIGKRRQHINNNLTKIHNSSDVDSAMRIELEGLKHEEFWILLLDHQNHIIEKHRSSKGGLTSTTVDLRLIIREAMIHSATQIILVHNHPSGSLTPSKQDLDITLKINNGLKIVDIKLLDHLIITNDNYFSMADHGILSTI; from the coding sequence ATGTCTAATCAGTACTCTTACTCCATTAAAGATCTTGCATTACAAGATCGACCAAGAGAGAAATATATTCTTAAAGGATCCCACGCTCTTACTGATGCAGAACTCATCGCAATACTTCTCAGATCGGGGTCACGAAATGAAACGGCTATAGAACTAGCACAACACATCCTCAAACACTTTAATAACGATCTGTCGAAGCTCAGCTTGTGTAATTACAAACAACTAAAGCAGTTTAGAGGGATTGGAGACACTAAAGCGATTACACTACTGGCGGCCTTTGAAATTGGAAAACGAAGACAACACATCAATAATAATTTAACTAAAATCCACAATAGTAGCGATGTTGACAGTGCAATGCGAATAGAGCTTGAAGGCTTAAAACATGAAGAGTTTTGGATTCTTCTTTTAGACCATCAAAATCATATTATAGAGAAACACAGATCAAGCAAAGGAGGACTCACATCAACAACTGTAGACCTTCGACTAATCATAAGAGAGGCAATGATTCACTCAGCAACACAGATTATTCTTGTACATAATCATCCATCTGGATCACTCACTCCTTCCAAACAAGACCTAGATATTACATTAAAGATAAACAATGGGCTAAAGATTGTTGACATAAAGCTATTGGATCACTTGATTATAACCAATGATAATTATTTCAGTATGGCAGACCATGGAATACTATCAACCATCTAA